The Gemmatimonadota bacterium genome includes the window GGCCAACCGCGCGAGCACGCGCGATACGGGGCCGCCACCCAGCAGGATTTCGGTGGACCGCTGCCGCAGCCTTTTCCCCGGGAGATCGGCCCGCGGGCCAAGGAGTACCTGGCGGAGGTGGTAGATTCCGGTCTCACCTGCGACATGGTGGGGAGGTTCGAACGGGCCTTTGCCGAGGCCAACGGCGCCGCCCACTGCATCGCCACGCCCGGATGCACGCCGGCTCTGGCCGTGCTGGCCGCGGCCTTCGACTTTGAACCGGGCGACGAGATCGTCGTCAGTTCGGTCAGCGACTTCGGCACCGTCCAGGGCCTGATCAGCGCCGGTTATATTCCCGTTTTCGCTGATACCGCTCCGGGCACGATCAACGTAAGCGCCGAGACCATCGAGGCGTGTATCTCCGAACGCACCCGGGCGATTCTCGTCGTGCACTTGAGCGGTCTGATCTGCGATATGGATAGCATCAACGAAGTCGCCGCACGCCACGGTCTGGTGGTCTACGAGGATGCCTGCCAGGCGGTCTTCGGCCGCTACAAGGGCCGCTACGCCGGCACTCTGGCGACGGCCGGCGGCTTTTCATTCGACGCGGAGAAGACCATGGGTTCCGACGTGGGCGGCTGCATCCTCACCGACGACGATGCGCTGGCCGAACGGGCACGGTTCGTCGGCCACAGCCGCGCCGGAGAGATGGTGGAGCACTTCGGGCGCGTACACACGGTGAACGGCTTCGCCCATCGCATGACCCAGTCCACTGCGGCGATCAGTCTCGCCCAGCTGGAGATCATTCAGCCGCAGGTGGAAAAGCGCGATCGCATGATCCGCCTGTTGAGCGCGCTCCTCGATGAGATTCCGGGCATCACGGCGTTGCCGATCCCGCCGGAAACCGAAGTGTACTCCTGCTGGATGGCGGGATTCACCGTCGATCCGGAACAGTTCCGGTGCGACGTGGAGGAATTCGGCACCCAGGTAGCGGCGGCCGGCATCCCCGGGGCGAGCCCGATGCGCTACTACCTGCTGCCGGTCGCCCTGCCCTTTCTTAACGAGGCCGCAAAGAAACAGCGCTTTCCGTACTCGCAACCTCCCGCATCCTGCACCTACCGCTACGACGCGGAAAGCTGTCCTAACGCCTATGAGATACTGGAGCGCTTCATCCGCTGGAGCTCGTTCTGCGATAAGTACGAGCCCCGCCACTGCGAACAGGCGGCCGCGATCATACGCCGTGTCGCGGAGGAGAACCGGCGATGAGCGAGAACGACGGAGATCACTCGGTGGAGAAAACGCTTCGACTCGCCGCCCGTTACTACCGTTCCGTGCCTACGGACCGTGCGGGATACGAAGAAGTCACCCTTTCACTGCCCGTGGAAAAGACCGCCCTGGTCGGCCTGCATTGCTGGAACATCGGCTGCCCCGACGGACCGGATACGGACGCTGACTACTGCGTCGGTATGGGCTGGCCCCAGCCGACGGAGGAGGCCGCCCGCATCATGGCCGAGGTCATCCGGCCGGCCATGGATCTCGCCCGTACCATCGGGATGACGGTCTGTCACGTCGAGACGGACTGGATGGACCGAAAGTACCCCCACATCGAATCACGCCGGTCAGACGCGGCGGCATCCGTTCACCCGGTAAGACAGGAGTTGTTCGAACGGGCCCACGGCGTCGACTACATGGAGCGCTCGCCCCTGGCGGAGATGCGGCGCGCCGAAATCGTGTCTCCGGTCGGGGACGAGCCTCTCGTGTTCTACTCCGACAAGCTGGACGAATACCTGCGCGGACGCGGCATCGAGACGCTCATCTACATGGGGTTCGCGACCGACATGTGCCTGCTCGGCGCCGAGGGCGGCGCACGGCACATGCTGGCGCGCGGGTACCGTTGCGTGG containing:
- a CDS encoding DegT/DnrJ/EryC1/StrS family aminotransferase; the encoded protein is GQPREHARYGAATQQDFGGPLPQPFPREIGPRAKEYLAEVVDSGLTCDMVGRFERAFAEANGAAHCIATPGCTPALAVLAAAFDFEPGDEIVVSSVSDFGTVQGLISAGYIPVFADTAPGTINVSAETIEACISERTRAILVVHLSGLICDMDSINEVAARHGLVVYEDACQAVFGRYKGRYAGTLATAGGFSFDAEKTMGSDVGGCILTDDDALAERARFVGHSRAGEMVEHFGRVHTVNGFAHRMTQSTAAISLAQLEIIQPQVEKRDRMIRLLSALLDEIPGITALPIPPETEVYSCWMAGFTVDPEQFRCDVEEFGTQVAAAGIPGASPMRYYLLPVALPFLNEAAKKQRFPYSQPPASCTYRYDAESCPNAYEILERFIRWSSFCDKYEPRHCEQAAAIIRRVAEENRR
- a CDS encoding cysteine hydrolase family protein, with the translated sequence MSENDGDHSVEKTLRLAARYYRSVPTDRAGYEEVTLSLPVEKTALVGLHCWNIGCPDGPDTDADYCVGMGWPQPTEEAARIMAEVIRPAMDLARTIGMTVCHVETDWMDRKYPHIESRRSDAAASVHPVRQELFERAHGVDYMERSPLAEMRRAEIVSPVGDEPLVFYSDKLDEYLRGRGIETLIYMGFATDMCLLGAEGGARHMLARGYRCVVMRDATVGVESPDTFPQRLATNYGLHIFEWTLGHGCTFAQFKQAVDTSNGD